The window TGCTTTAGTATTGGTACCTCAGTCTAAGTGTCATTTTCTCAGagattaaagttgcattttaattttattttgttttgttgatttcctgtatattttgtttctgtgacATTTGGAATCTGGATTAttgtttgaattgatttgaccTCCAGAGGGCACAACTTTGTCAATAAAGATAGAGTGGACAACAACAGAGCGACACGGTCGTTTTACCGTGTGCGGATACGAAGTCCATCAAGTAAACCAGAACTTTCTCTGTCATTCTATGAAGAggttaaagatttaaaatcacAGGAACTGAACAATAAATGATGAACCTAAACGAGGCAAATGctaacactttttaaaagtccACCTGGAttctgatctattgtaaaagcgttcccattggtcttttcattgtgattacgctgtttttagctaaaagcttgtgtcattttttaaggacattttctgcagagctgcaggaactCTGGATTGTGGGTGGGATTGTTCCCATAAAAGTTTCCTCAGCTTTCcctttctcccactagcttacagcccccaaccccaagctaacattagcagttcAACCAAAACAGCGACTGatattgtagctatccagccttacagtttagatccagattccaggaaaacaaagacgttcatggatctatttgtctccaaacGGATGTATCAggatggagcggagcagggagactttggcccgcccattccagttgctgcatcacaaccATGAGTGTAGCGGGTCGCTACCCACGGTCCGGGACAGGCGTGTACTGCGGACCACCCCACCCCCCGTGCACGCCTCACGCTCGCATCATTTAAATCGTCTAAAGTAGCTGCTCGACAGTTCTCCTAAAGTCTGTCAACCTGAAGCTCCCGCTgtgtgtgggcggagcttccgTCAGAGACTTTTCTGGACTTCATCATGGATGACCCAGATGGTgaaatatcaggtttatttcattttaagagctggataaaagcatcggtacacgtcTCCGTTCTGGGTTCAGAGGAAGCCGCTCCGTAACGGGACAGAACGGCAGGAGGCGACAGTACGGCAAGCGAAAGGGATcataaatcaccaggaaaagcgggcATGGCAACagttactattttaaaaatgtaagtgtagtttcaataaaacaatgaataataaaaacataaagaacaaaacataatttaagttttgttaTAACTGCTTTAGTTATGattttaatttggacattagtGGGACGAGAAGATTTATATTTTAAGGGGAACTCCAGAtaaatttggtattttcaacactatttttaaacattctttactttcagtttttgtagatttggtctcaagacatgtaAATATAATCAGACGTGTAAATATAATCAGACATGTAAATATAATCAGACGTGTAAATATAATCAGACGTGTAAATGGACCAGAAACTAtatgttttagctttttgtttgtgttcaaagtttaaagatgtNNNNNNNNNNNNNNNNNNNNNNNNNNNNNNNNNNNNNNNNNNNNNNNNNNNNNNNNNNNNNNNNNNNNNNNNNNNNNNNNNNNNNNNNNNNNNNNtgaggtacccagtgattcccagccctaatatatatatatatgagtgtGTGTGAAGTACTTCACATGTTTTATTGAATATATCTTTTGAAGTCTTTCAAAAATGATTAgactttttccttgttttttgctgttgtttttttaactttttgctgATCCGTGACCCTATAACCGCGACACGATCCAAACCGTGagtttgtgatccgttacagcCGTGGTCACAACTAAGAACTTTTCCAGATGGCGAGTTTTAATTTTATCTGACCCCatcctgatttgaataaagaattactcTGAAACgtatttttaatcttcattttcttcataaatgtcccccatcatgagagaaatgccacaagaacactttaaaaacacccaaacacagttttcattggagtgggtctttaagatttAACCTCTTAAATGATTATCAGAAAAAGTGAACAAGCTAAAGCAAAACTAACTTctaattcatataaaaaatattgaaccaATTCTTGGCATATGTTCAACtgaaatcacaaatattttctttaaacatttcttgTCAAGATGACATCAACCCTCTCTAGTCCTGTTTACACTAAGCAGAGGATTATATTAGTAACTGTATTTAACCCTTATAACCCTtgaacaccggagctccagtgttggtGTTCTCTGAGTTACTGGAACGTTTCAACCGTTAACTTGTAACTGCAgcaggagaaaagcggcgtgagggttaactgtttttattgttctgtgtGCCAAAGTGAAGAAACAAACATCAGCCGTTTGTTTCTTCTTTCCATTGTGTCGGTGTGTAACTTTGTCTATTCTGAAGCCTTTGTGTCCCGATGACTCTTCCAGAGGTTCACAAACGAAGACCACCTGTCCGTCCACAAACACAAGCATGAAATGACGTTAAAGTTCGGTCCTGCCAGGACGGACTCCGTCATCATCGCAGGTATGTTCCTGATGCTTTTGTGTGACGTCGTCGTTGATCAGAAGACCCCCACAGCTTCCCTCCACGTGTCTGTAATGTTTGTCGCCGGTTTATTCTGGCAGACCAGACGCCCACTCCCACTCGCTTCCTGAAGAACTGCGAGGAGGTCGGTTTGTTCAACGAGCTGGCCACCTCCTTTGAACAGGAGTTCAGCAAAGCACATGAAGATGAACACAAGACTAAACACCCTGTAAGAAGAAAGATCATTTTTCTCACTGTTTTTCATAAAGTCTTCtagtatttgacatttttcagactgaaaacactttaattttctCATAAACTGACGTTCCTCGTGTGTGAATTCTGGTTGTTCTCACGGATCTGGAACTGATTTCCTGTGGGACACTCggtcaaaaatctgtcaaaatgtttttgtacgACTATAACTATAAAGCTGTCCCGCGTGATTGGCATTGACACGACTGGAGATGGACAAACAGTCTGTTTCCTCGGGTTCCAAAGAAATGAAGtcgattcagtcgccattttatttattttattattatttatcattttactgCGGTGCAGATATCATCAGATTGAACCATTTTGGGACCAAACGACGTtcgtaagcagtgattggtcgagAATCTGTCAGACGCTTTGAACGTCTGAGGTGGGAATCAGCGGGCGTCACaagctcttattgaggcatctgattggctagttaaGGAGATACGTCATtaagagacaccagagcaagaacagttattctgacaaacagaatgattcttcaatagaagtctatgggattttggctttctgggaccagcaggtacttcctgtttggaagacGAGGGGGAAGGGGGGGTCGCTCCATCCAGTTCTCTGTGTACTGTCTATGGTTGTTGGAGCATTACGTCGAGGTGGGCGATTCGGCCACAAAATCTAATTtcgtattttttttcattctgaattCTGTCTGGATCCTATAGAGAATCGCTGCATCAGCCACAGAGCTAACGGCTACACAGAGACGGTTAGCAACGAGACGGTTAGCATGGAGACGGTTAGcggaggggggggggtgagaTGAGGGCTTCTCGtgcctctttctttctttctttttgaagttttgaattgtttgtttttcccttaCTTATTTCAGTTTAATTCTCTGTTGatgtaatatttaatttgtaaaacgCTGCTCGATATTAAAGGTGTTTTACAAGTCACCTCTTTCTTTCTCTGAACAACCTGCTAGCTGCAGTCTTCAAGAGACGGACGGGATGACTTTACGCTGAACTACAGAAGCTCCAGAGAGCTgggaaaataacatttcaatttccaaaaaaaaaatcttctaaaacaacaaattcaaaTGAATCGCTAATATCGATATATTACCCAGCTctagcattatgggtactgtagtccgTATGCATGCTGCGCTGTTGTCTAACGAACCGTTATGTGTTAGAACTGAACAAAGTTGCGTTATTGAGTTGAATTAAATTCAACTTATCATTTGTGTGACTCTCTctgcaaagaaataaaagacgAAAGGACGAATGGCGACACAGTTCActacaaaatacacaaacttcccatcaacccctcTGACCAATGGCCTCTTGGTCCCtctaggcattctgggtagtttGGTCATATCAAACTAACCGTTTTCTTTAGTGTCATGTTCTCTATTATTTGGTATGAAGATTGATTTATTCAGTGATGATGCGCCTCACACTCCAGTGTGTTTATGGtctaaaaatgatgtttttaaagcgTCAGatctaaatgttttcatcttctgtttctgttggGATATTTTAAGGCTGCACTATTGCAAACCCCCTCTGAAGTCAAAGAAGAGGACGAGGGTCCTTTACAAGTGGACTCCTCCCCTCCTGGAAGTCCCGATTCCTCCTCCAGCATGTCTGACAACAGCGGAGATTCCAGGGTCAGACGGCCGCACGCCGCCATCATTTCCTGCTTGGTTGAATACTTTAACTCACTAAAATCCATCCATGACTTCATCACCAGGAGATGATCACCAAACCCACGGCGAGCTCTGCTCCCACCCCGACCATCGTGCGTCCGGGATCTCTGCCCCTTCATCTGAGCAACGACTCTTTACATCCCACTCTGCCATCGCCGACCTCCGTGATCACACAAGCCCCGCCCTCCAACAGACAGCTGGGGTGAGCTGCTCTCTCTCCCGGTTCGCCTTTGTAAATGTGTACTAATCTTTGAATGTTCAAACAGGATTTAGAGGAATGATCTTCATCACTGTAGATGTTGAGATATGGAGCCTCACATGGTTGTGTAGGTGTTTATGGAATGTACCAACACCTGATGTTGTTCCAGATCTCCTACGAGTGCATATCCACTGATGAGACATCTTCCTAACGGACAGACGGTCCCTCTTTTACCCAGTCCTGTTCAGATGACTTCAGTCATATCTGTGAGGACATTCTTCATCTTCAGGAGAATTATCGTCCCGTTTGACTTTCACTCATGAAGTGTGTTGTGATTCTCAGCTCGCACGGCCAGTGAACTCCGTGGCCAACATCCCTGGGATCCCAGGACCCCCAGTTAGAGGGGTCAGCAGTGGGTCGTCCTCCCCGTCCGAGTTCAGCCTTCATCCTGAGACCAAGATGGTGAGAAGAGTTACCATGGAAACGCTAAAGAGTTTTCATGGGAGGTTCAGATTCAACAGTTGTGGTTCTGAATGTTGTTTGGGTCTGTGGTTCTGATTGTTGTTCGGGTCTTTGGTTCTGATTTTTTCTCAGGTCTGTGGTTCTGATTGTTTATTGGGTCTGTGGTTCTGCTTGTTTCTGGGGTCTGTGGTTCTGATTGTTGTTCGGGTCTGTGGTTCTGATTGTTGTTTGGGTCTGTGGTTCTGATTGTTTATTGGGTCTGTGGTTCTGCTTGTTTCTGGGGTCTGTGGTTCTGATTGTTGTTTGGGTCTGTGGTTCTGATTGTTGTTTGGGTCTGTGGTTCTGATTGTTTCTCGGGTCTGTGGTTCTGATTATGTCCCGGTTCCGTCGGCAGCGGCTGAAGGCGGCTCTGTCTCAAGGCCCGTCAGCACCAGATGGAGCAGCTGTCAGGTCCGGATCCATTCCGGCAGTCCCACAGCGGCAGGAGCAGAGCCAGCAGCCCACACAGAATTCTGACGCTCCGTCGCCCGCTCAACCACAGGTACAGTTTCTGTTCTGCCATCATTTCCGTGTCGTTCTGCTGGAGTgttcctgtttttatgtttgtttgttgtggttttgttcacaccagacgcggcCGGCACGGCGAAGGCGccgagcagtaaatttgacaggcGTGAAAGCAGAGGCGGCAGACGTGAATTTGACACACCTgccgcgttcggtgtgaaagcaGCATTAGGATGATTTCCTGACTCTGAAAAAGTCTTCCTCTCATCAGACCCGATTCCTCCTGCAGGATTCATCACACTCTTGATTCCAATGTTTCCCTGCATCACGTCTGACGCGTAGAAACATCTGCTGAGGTCTCATTATCGCCACATTGTCTGTGAAATCACAGTTTTAGGAAGCTAACACGAGGCCGAGCGACTTCCCGTGAATGAGTCGGAGAGAGTTCAGTAGTTCTCAGGAAGAAAGCGTCTTTCAGAACCAGATTATTCTGCGGCCCGGCTCAGACGATCCATCGTGATTCTGAGATCTCTCGagaaacaacacatgaatcacactgcaccaaacacgACAACTTTGACCCCCTCCTCATTCTCCAGGTGTCCCCTGCTCAGCCAACAGGGGGCCGGCGGCGGCGTGCAGCGGAGATGGACCCCGATGAGAGGAGGCAGCGCTTCTTGGAACGGAACCGGGCGGCTGCGTCTCGCTGCAGACAGAAGCGGAAGCTGTGGGTGAACTCTTTGGAGAAAAAGGCAGAAGATCTGGCCAGCATGAATGTTTCTTTGACTGTAAGTTCCCTTAGAGCTCCA is drawn from Oryzias melastigma strain HK-1 linkage group LG5, ASM292280v2, whole genome shotgun sequence and contains these coding sequences:
- the atf7b gene encoding cyclic AMP-dependent transcription factor ATF-7b isoform X3, with product MGDDRPFVCTAPGCGQRFTNEDHLSVHKHKHEMTLKFGPARTDSVIIADQTPTPTRFLKNCEEVGLFNELATSFEQEFSKAHEDEHKTKHPAALLQTPSEVKEEDEGPLQVDSSPPGSPDSSSSMSDNSGDSREMITKPTASSAPTPTIVRPGSLPLHLSNDSLHPTLPSPTSVITQAPPSNRQLGSPTSAYPLMRHLPNGQTVPLLPSPVQMTSVISLARPVNSVANIPGIPGPPVRGVSSGSSSPSEFSLHPETKMRLKAALSQGPSAPDGAAVRSGSIPAVPQRQEQSQQPTQNSDAPSPAQPQVSPAQPTGGRRRRAAEMDPDERRQRFLERNRAAASRCRQKRKLWVNSLEKKAEDLASMNVSLTSEVTLLRNEVAQLKQLLLAHKDCPVTVMQKKAAMLG
- the atf7b gene encoding cyclic AMP-dependent transcription factor ATF-7b isoform X2, with the protein product MGDDRPFVCTAPGCGQRFTNEDHLSVHKHKHEMTLKFGPARTDSVIIADQTPTPTRFLKNCEEVGLFNELATSFEQEFSKAHEDEHKTKHPAALLQTPSEVKEEDEGPLQVDSSPPGSPDSSSSMSDNSGDSREMITKPTASSAPTPTIVRPGSLPLHLSNDSLHPTLPSPTSVITQAPPSNRQLGSPTSAYPLMRHLPNGQTVPLLPSPVQMTSVISLARPVNSVANIPGIPGPPVRGVSSGSSSPSEFSLHPETKMRLKAALSQGPSAPDGAAVRSGSIPAVPQRQEQSQQPTQNSDAPSPAQPQPTGGRRRRAAEMDPDERRQRFLERNRAAASRCRQKRKLWVNSLEKKAEDLASMNVSLTSEVTLLRNEVAQLKQLLLAHKDCPVTVMQKKAAMLAAGGEEPNRDVSEPVGSPAGVIQHGPSPPASASSPRATINGLNVRAAEAVAMSVLAGMGSGQPGGVVMATQSQQSPR
- the atf7b gene encoding cyclic AMP-dependent transcription factor ATF-7b isoform X1 → MGDDRPFVCTAPGCGQRFTNEDHLSVHKHKHEMTLKFGPARTDSVIIADQTPTPTRFLKNCEEVGLFNELATSFEQEFSKAHEDEHKTKHPAALLQTPSEVKEEDEGPLQVDSSPPGSPDSSSSMSDNSGDSREMITKPTASSAPTPTIVRPGSLPLHLSNDSLHPTLPSPTSVITQAPPSNRQLGSPTSAYPLMRHLPNGQTVPLLPSPVQMTSVISLARPVNSVANIPGIPGPPVRGVSSGSSSPSEFSLHPETKMRLKAALSQGPSAPDGAAVRSGSIPAVPQRQEQSQQPTQNSDAPSPAQPQVSPAQPTGGRRRRAAEMDPDERRQRFLERNRAAASRCRQKRKLWVNSLEKKAEDLASMNVSLTSEVTLLRNEVAQLKQLLLAHKDCPVTVMQKKAAMLAAGGEEPNRDVSEPVGSPAGVIQHGPSPPASASSPRATINGLNVRAAEAVAMSVLAGMGSGQPGGVVMATQSQQSPR